The Prunus persica cultivar Lovell chromosome G8, Prunus_persica_NCBIv2, whole genome shotgun sequence genome includes a region encoding these proteins:
- the LOC18768429 gene encoding germin-like protein subfamily 1 member 11 isoform X2 → MKAVYFLISTLAILASATFLVSASDPSPLQDFCVALNDTKSAEAVFVNGKFCKDPKLANANDFFFSGLQNPRNTQNPLGSNVTAVNVDNLLGLNTLGISLARIDFAPNGLNPPHTHPRATEILVVLEGTLYVGFVTSNGDGNRLFTKVLNKGDVFVFPIGLIHFQLNVGHVNAVAFAGLSSQNPGVITIAKAVFGSQPPINPDVLAKAFQVDDNVVDNLQKQFWYDNN, encoded by the exons ATGAAAGCTGTTTACTTCCTCATAAGCACTCTTGCCATATTGGCATCTGCAACCTTCCTTGTCTCTGCCTCTGACCCCAGTCCTCTTCAGGACTTCTGTGTAGCACTGAATGACACCAAATCTGCTG AAGCAGTGTTTGTGAATGGGAAGTTCTGTAAGGACCCAAAGCTTGCCAATGCAAatgatttcttcttttctggcCTCCAAAATCCAAGAAACACACAAAATCCGCTTGGTTCAAATGTGACAGCCGTGAATGTGGACAACCTACTAGGACTGAACACTCTCGGCATATCCTTGGCTCGCATAGACTTTGCACCAAATGGCCTAAACCCTCCTCACACTCACCCTCGTGCCACTGAAATCCTTGTGGTCTTGGAAGGAACACTCTATGTTGGTTTCGTCACATCCAACGGTGATGGCAATCGCCTATTCACCAAAGTGTTGAACAAGGGAGATGTGTTTGTGTTCCCAATTGGCCTCATTCACTTCCAACTCAATGTGGGACACGTCAACGCTGTAGCCTTTGCTGGGCTTAGCAGCCAGAACCCAGGAGTGATCACCATAGCCAAAGCAGTGTTTGGCTCCCAGCCTCCCATCAACCCTGATGTTCTAGCCAAGGCCTTCCAAGTGGACGACAATGTGGTTGACAATCTTCAGAAACAGTTCTGGTACGACAACAATTAG
- the LOC18767392 gene encoding NAC domain-containing protein 82 has translation MGKSSLAPGFRFKPTDVELVQYYLKRKLLGKRLGFKVIAEVDIYKYDPWDLPDKSCWDCGDLKWYFFCPREKKYRSGNRIQRATEGGYWKTTGKDRSVLYSGEIVGWIKTLIFHTGRAPSGDRTNWVMHEYRLEDQGLADRGVPLDSYVLCMIFQKEGLGPRIGAQYGAPFKEEDWSDDEVEITSEAVQVAITPEPDLGLPCNNVSPTATNAHYVGDIGIGPSGSGIYDILPPFCEVSQPVSSNYVTLEMPLASVGDDIISMFDCFTEESTLYIDEPKKVESEGRLETAQNANMPSTHSPEVICAGPSFESCGFDVLRPCNVNESVSCNFVTMENPPASNGDETLPIMDCFAEESAFLVNDNGKNEELNNPEHFGNATPHFNTSNIYEDLGDLENLGRVGEVGYNFCSEPDSRSHFLELYDLDQPQHPNLFF, from the exons ATGGGGAAATCATCCTTGGCTCCTGGGTTTCGGTTCAAGCCAACTGATGTTGAGCTTGTGCAATACTACTTGAAGAGAAAGTTACTGGGGAAAAGGCTTGGTTTTAAAGTCATTGCAGAGGTTGACATTTACAAGTATGATCCTTGGGATCTTCCAG ACAAATCTTGCTGGGATTGTGGAGATCTGAAATGGTATTTCTTTTGTCcgagagaaaagaaatatcGTAGTGGGAATAGAATTCAACGTGCCACTGAAGGTGGTTACTGGAAGACCACGGGAAAGGATAGATCCGTTCTTTACAGTGGTGAAATTGTTGGGTGGAtaaaaactttaatttttcataCGGGTCGAGCCCCATCAGGAGATCGAACAAATTGGGTTATGCATGAGTATAGGCTTGAAGATCAGGGCCTGGCTGATAGGGGTGTGCCTCTG GACTCATATGTGCTCTGCATGATTTTCCAAAAAGAAGGGCTAGGGCCAAGAATTGGTGCACAATATGGTGCACCCTTTAAAGAGGAAGACTGGAGTGATGATGAGGTTGAAATTACTTCAGAAGCAGTCCAAGTTGCAATCACGCCTGAGCCAGATCTTGGGCTGCCTTGCAATAATGTCAGCCCAACTGCTACTAATGCACATTATGTTGGGGATATTGGCATAGGTCCATCTGGATCAGGTATTTATGATATTTTACCACCTTTTTGCGAGGTTTCCCAGCCGGTTTCCAGTAATTACGTTACACTGGAGATGCCTCTTGCTTCTGTTGGTGATGATATAATTTCAATGTTTGATTGCTTTACCGAAGAAAGTACTCTCTATATAGATGAGCCTAAAAAAGTTGAGTCGGAAGGTCGTTTAGAAACAGCCCAAAATGCAAACATGCCTAGTACACATTCCCCTGAAGTTATATGCGCAGGTCCTTCATTCGAATCATGCGGATTTGATGTCTTACGACCTTGCAATGTTAACGAATCGGTTTCCTGTAATTTTGTTACAATGGAGAACCCTCCTGCTTCTAATGGTGATGAGACCCTGCCAATTATGGATTGCTTTGCAGAAGAAAGCGCGTTTCTTGTGAACGATAATGGCAAAAATGAG GAACTTAATAATCCTGAACATTTTGGCAATGCTACACCTCATTTCAATACAAGCAACATATATGAAGATCTAGGAGACTTGGAAAACTTGGGTAGAGTTGGTGAAGTTGGATATAATTTCTGCAGTGAGCCTGATTCTAGGAGCCATTTTCTGGAGCTATATGATCTCGACCAACCTCAGCATCCTAATCTCTTCTTTTAG
- the LOC18768429 gene encoding germin-like protein subfamily 1 member 11 isoform X3, whose protein sequence is MKAVYFLISTLAILASATFLVSASDPSPLQDFCVALNDTKSAEAVFVNGKFCKDPKLANANDFFFSGLQNPRNTQNPLGSNVTAVNVDNLLGLNTLGISLARIDFAPNGLNPPHTHPRATEILVVLEGTLYVGFVTSNGDGNRLFTKVLNKGDVFVFPIGLIHFQLNVGHVNAVAFAGLSSQNPGVITIAKAVFGSQPPINPDVLAKAFQVDDNVVDNLQKQFWYDNN, encoded by the exons ATGAAAGCTGTTTACTTCCTCATAAGCACTCTTGCCATATTGGCATCTGCAACCTTCCTTGTCTCTGCCTCTGACCCCAGTCCTCTTCAGGACTTCTGTGTAGCACTGAATGACACCAAATCTGCTG AAGCAGTGTTTGTGAATGGGAAGTTCTGTAAGGACCCAAAGCTTGCCAATGCAAatgatttcttcttttctggcCTCCAAAATCCAAGAAACACACAAAATCCGCTTGGTTCAAATGTGACAGCCGTGAATGTGGACAACCTACTAGGACTGAACACTCTCGGCATATCCTTGGCTCGCATAGACTTTGCACCAAATGGCCTAAACCCTCCTCACACTCACCCTCGTGCCACTGAAATCCTTGTGGTCTTGGAAGGAACACTCTATGTTGGTTTCGTCACATCCAACGGTGATGGCAATCGCCTATTCACCAAAGTGTTGAACAAGGGAGATGTGTTTGTGTTCCCAATTGGCCTCATTCACTTCCAACTCAATGTGGGACACGTCAACGCTGTAGCCTTTGCTGGGCTTAGCAGCCAGAACCCAGGAGTGATCACCATAGCCAAAGCAGTGTTTGGCTCCCAGCCTCCCATCAACCCTGATGTTCTAGCCAAGGCCTTCCAAGTGGACGACAATGTGGTTGACAAT